From the Lolium rigidum isolate FL_2022 chromosome 2, APGP_CSIRO_Lrig_0.1, whole genome shotgun sequence genome, one window contains:
- the LOC124686305 gene encoding uncharacterized protein LOC124686305: MSCLRRRPRSPAVKTPLEDDDLLSEILLRLPPQPSSLPRASLVCKRWRSLASDPGFFRRFRRHHRRNPPLLGIFNRDAHLSFIPTLEAPNRVPPGRFSLQPGDGSRFLSLGCRHGLVLTIDVKPNQMLVWDPVTGDQHRLDIPPGLATHAEKTTINGAVLRVGGGAHFQVVLAVNGNDDKQHERVLARVYSSATGLWGDLISTRLPSEVGRSGCPTLVFTGKTAVMAGGSLYWILAGSFNGILEFDLEKQSLGVIQVPVHMLEEGYYQFSIMRAEGGGLGLLFQTGLSFELWKRKTDCDGVDSWMLGRTIELDKLLCLDIWRVLVLGYAENNNVVFFWTSGSLFMVHLESLQFKTLFQTTIIPHYHPFESVYTAAVGVGDDGVDLFHHT; the protein is encoded by the exons ATGagctgcctccgccgccgcccccgttcGCCGGCGGTGAAGACGCCGCTggaagacgacgacctcctctccgagatcctgctccgcctcccgccgcagcCCTCCTCCCTCCCGCGCGCCTCCCTGGTCTGCAAGCGCTGGCGCAGCCTCGCCTCGGACCCCGGCTTCTTCCGCCgcttccgccgccaccaccgccgcaaccCTCCACTCCTCGGGATCTTCAACAGGGACGCCCACCTCTCCTTCATACCTACCCTCGAGGCCCCGAACCGCGTTCCGCCTGGCCGCTTCTCCCTGCAGCCCGGCGACGGCAGCCGGTTCCTGTCCCTTGGATGCCGCCATGGCCTTGTGCTCACCATCGACGTAAAGCCGAACCAGATGCTGGTGTGGGATCCCGTCACCGGCGACCAGCACCGCCTCGACATTCCCCCGGGGCTTGCCACACACGcggagaagacgacgatcaaCGGGGCGGTGCTTCGCGTCGGCGGTGGCGCCCACTTCCAGGTGGTCTTGGCAGTGAATGGCAACGACGACAAGCAGCACGAACGAGTGCTTGCCCGCGTGTACTCGTCGGCGACCGGCTTATGGGGTGATCTCATCTCAACGCGGCTTCCATCCGAGGTCGGTAGAAGTGGTTGCCCCACCCTGGTTTTTACGGGCAAGACCGCTGTGATGGCTGGGGGTTCCCTTTACTGGATTCTTGCTGGGAGTTTTAATGGAATTCTTGAGTTTGATCTGGAGAAACAGAGCCTAGGTGTGATACAGGTGCCAGTGCATATGCTTGAAGAGGGGTATTACCAATTCTCGATTATGCGGGCTGAGGGTGGTGGCCTTGGTTTACTCTTCCAGACAGGCCTCAGTTTTGAACTATGGAAGAGGAAGACTGATTGTGATGGCGTTGATTCATGGATGCTTGGAAGAACTATTGAACTGGACAAGCTACTTTGCCTGGATATATGGAGGGTATTAGTACTAGGGTACGCTGAGAACAATAACGTGGTGTTCTTCTGGACAAGTGGCAGCCTCTTTATGGTCCATCTTGAGTCATTGCAGTTCAAGACGCTTTTTCAAACCACCATCATTCCTCATTATCATCCATTCGAAAGTGTCTACACTGCAG CCGTTGGCGTTGGAGATGATGGAGTTGATCTTTTTCACCATACATAA